One Triticum dicoccoides isolate Atlit2015 ecotype Zavitan chromosome 4B, WEW_v2.0, whole genome shotgun sequence genomic window carries:
- the LOC119292265 gene encoding germin-like protein 8-11, producing MASSSYFLLLAALVALVSWQATASDPSPLQDFCVADMNSPVRVNGFVCKNPMEVNADDFFKAANLDKPRVTNKVGSNVTLINVMQIAGLNTLGISIARIDYAPLGQNPPHTHPRATEILTVLEGTLYVGFVTSNQPAPNRNKFLSKVLNKGDVFVFPVGLIHFQFNPNPHKPAVAIAALSSQNPGAITIANAVFGSDPQISDDVLAKAFQVEKNTIDWLQAQFWENNHN from the exons ATGGCATCCTCCTCTTACTTCCTTCTCCTCGCCGCTCTTGTTGCGTTGGTCTCATGGCAGGCCACTGCCTCCGATCCTAGCCCCCTCCAGGACTTTTGTGTCGCCGACATGAATTCACCAG TTCGTGTCAATGGCTTTGTTTGCAAGAACCCGATGGAAGTTAATGCGGATGACTTCTTCAAGGCAGCCAACCTCGACAAGCCTAGGGTGACCAACAAGGTTGGATCCAACGTCACTTTGATCAACGTCATGCAGATTGCTGGACTCAACACCCTCGGCATCTCAATTGCGCGCATCGACTATGCTCCCTTGGGTCAGAACCCACCACATACGCACCCTCGCGCCACTGAGATCCTCACGGTGCTCGAGGGGACACTATACGTTGGCTTTGTCACATCCAACCAGCCCGCCCCAAACAGAAACAAGTTCCTCTCCAAGGTGCTCAACAAAGGTGATGTGTTTGTCTTCCCCGTGGGGCTCATTCACTTCCAATTTAACCCCAACCCCCACAAGCCCGCCGTTGCAATTGCCGCGCTTAGCAGCCAGAACCCAGGGGCTATCACAATTGCCAATGCGGTGTTTGGGTCAGACCCACAAATATCCGATGATGTTCTTGCCAAGGCGTTTCAGGTGGAAAAGAATACAATTGACTGGCTCCAGGCTCAGTTCTGGGAGAACAACCACAACTAA